The Bacteriovorax sp. PP10 nucleotide sequence CTGGATTGATGCCTTAAATATTATCTCACTTTCAATTTTTTCATTATTTACTATTTTTTATTTTCAACCGGGGCTTTTAGGAGCTGGGTTGTATCAGATTCTTGATATGACGTTTTCGGCGTTTTCTATGTTTTTAGTTTGGGCCGTGACTGCAACGTTATTTTTATGGGGGGCTTTCAGAGGAAGCTTTACTGATAAAGTTAAAATGGCAGCAGATGAAATTAAGAATTTCAATTATCAAGAGACTTCTGAAAATGTTCAGGAGAAGTTTTTATTACTTAAAAATAAATTTGGGATTAAACCTCGCGAAGATCAAGAGTTGTTAGAAGAAGATGAAGGTCTTCCGGCGATCGAGATGGCAAAACCTACTTTAAAAGAGAAAGTGGCGGCGAAGATTGCGAACTATGCGAAGCCTATTGAAGATAATTCTGAGAAAGAGGCGATTATGTTGCCGAATAATTCTCAGGAAAACCAAGAAGGAAAAGAAGTTGTCGATCCGGTTACAGGGGAGATTACGACTTCTACTGAAACTCAGACGAATGAAGGGATGTTTCTAGTTCCGATTACTGAGGCGAAGAAGATTGAAGCTTCTGATGACTTTGGGTTTGATGCAGTTGATGAGAGTTATCCGGTTGTGATTTCAGATGATGATGAATATGTGGATGAGTCTGAGATTTCTACGTTTAATAGTCATACAAATAAAGTTGAAACGTTTAATGAAGATAAATATTTTAATCTGGTGAAGCTGGCTTCGCATAAGAAACAAGATATGAAGTTTTCTCAGCCGGAAGATAAATACTTTCACGATATTATTTCTAAGATCCAGGCGAAGCTTGGGGAGTTTAAGATTCAGGGGCAGGTCATCAACGTTCTTAAAGGGCCGGTTGTTGATACGTTTGAATGGGAGCTTGGGCCTGGAGAGAAAGTTTCTAGGTTAACTTCGATTGCTGAAGATTTATCGTTAGCGCTTTCTGGGTCGCCGATTCGTATGGTTTATCCAATGAAAGGTAGAACGACCGTGGGGATTGAGGTTCCTAGGAATCCGAGAGATTTTATTTTCTTGGATGAGATTATTGGATCGAAAGATTTTACGAATACAAGTCATCAGCTTCCGCTTGCAATGGGGAAGGATGCGTTTGGTGAACCGGTTGTTGTGGATTTGGCAGCGATGCCTCACATGCTGGTTGCGGGATCGACTGGTGCTGGTAAGTCGGTTTTCATTAACTCTGTTTTAGTTTCTCTACTTCTTAAAAAGTCTCCTAATCAAATGAAATTGATTTTGATCGATCCGAAGCAGCTCGAGCTTGCGCTTTATTCACGTCTTCCGCATTTAATTATGCCGGTTATTACTGAGGCGAAAACAGCGACGACTGCACTACTTTGGGCGTGTCAGGAGATGGAGAGACGTTACTCGATTATGTCGGAATTTGGGGTGAGGAACATTGAAGGGTTCAATCATAAATTAAAATCGGCGGCGAGACCGGCGCTGGATAAGATCAGTAAATTTTATGAATTTGCGACTGAAGATACTTATGAGCTTCCATATATCGTTATTATTATCGATGAATTTGCTGACTTGATTCTGACTCAAAAAGGGAAAGAGATTGAGAATCATATTTGTAGATTGGCGGCCAAAGCGAGAGCTGCGGGTGTGCATTTAATGATCGCGACACAAAGACCTTCGGTTGATGTTATCACGGGATTAATTAAGTCGAACTTCCCTACACGAGTGTCTTTCCGAGTGACGTCTTCGACTGACTCGAGAACGATTTTAAATGCGATGGGAGCTGAAAAGCTGCTTGGTAAAGGGGATATGTTATATAAGCAAGGTGTGGACACGACTCGTATTCACTCGGCGTATATTGAAGAATTAGAGATTGAATCGCTGACTGAAAAGTTAT carries:
- a CDS encoding DNA translocase FtsK, whose protein sequence is MNTKILKYELFALFFLTIITLVVFYYRDTLPDNYLSISSASSHGFFAYYGTSFLNFINYYSGPWVFIPCAVFTSFYVLVFSKRADWIDALNIISLSIFSLFTIFYFQPGLLGAGLYQILDMTFSAFSMFLVWAVTATLFLWGAFRGSFTDKVKMAADEIKNFNYQETSENVQEKFLLLKNKFGIKPREDQELLEEDEGLPAIEMAKPTLKEKVAAKIANYAKPIEDNSEKEAIMLPNNSQENQEGKEVVDPVTGEITTSTETQTNEGMFLVPITEAKKIEASDDFGFDAVDESYPVVISDDDEYVDESEISTFNSHTNKVETFNEDKYFNLVKLASHKKQDMKFSQPEDKYFHDIISKIQAKLGEFKIQGQVINVLKGPVVDTFEWELGPGEKVSRLTSIAEDLSLALSGSPIRMVYPMKGRTTVGIEVPRNPRDFIFLDEIIGSKDFTNTSHQLPLAMGKDAFGEPVVVDLAAMPHMLVAGSTGAGKSVFINSVLVSLLLKKSPNQMKLILIDPKQLELALYSRLPHLIMPVITEAKTATTALLWACQEMERRYSIMSEFGVRNIEGFNHKLKSAARPALDKISKFYEFATEDTYELPYIVIIIDEFADLILTQKGKEIENHICRLAAKARAAGVHLMIATQRPSVDVITGLIKSNFPTRVSFRVTSSTDSRTILNAMGAEKLLGKGDMLYKQGVDTTRIHSAYIEELEIESLTEKLSEMTPSFDPNVMEFLENGGEEEPVTSVSMRDGETAGGKDDKYDEAVRVVLEHRSASASLLQRRLGVGYNRAANLIEEMESKGVVGPAQGSKPRKVLMGSESIP